The Mycolicibacterium hassiacum DSM 44199 genome includes a window with the following:
- a CDS encoding amidohydrolase family protein has product MSQTPPPSGTKTLLHNCGLIDGTGAPRIPDGAVLIDDTRIAWAGPAADLPPDAADATRVDLRGNTVCPGFFDCHVHFALPGRSGSVLDRALRPPSYLTLQLIERLRVTVENGVTTARDLMGVDAGVRQAVADGLIAGPRLLVAVEMLSQTAGHADFHLPSGIDLGPLIGGRLVDSVDAVRRRVRTLITAGADVIKVASSGGVASPNDQPEWLGMRTELIRAAVEEGQAYGGRPVAAHAIGYAGIKAAVDAGVHSVEHGYALDDELRAQMVAQGTYLVPTLLETLHDVEVSPTARDKSRRWHEQAQQAVGASAAAGVKIAVGTDAGLSPDHGTNLTELGLLVRYGGLTPMEAIVAGTRTSAELCGLADELGTLQAGKLADVVVVRGNPLDDIDALGRPENILAVLKEGKPVQNRGGLLP; this is encoded by the coding sequence ATGTCACAAACACCGCCCCCTAGCGGAACGAAAACGCTGCTGCACAACTGCGGGCTGATCGACGGGACCGGCGCTCCGCGCATCCCGGACGGCGCCGTGCTGATCGACGACACCCGAATCGCCTGGGCCGGACCGGCCGCGGACCTCCCACCCGACGCGGCCGACGCCACTCGGGTCGACCTGCGCGGCAACACCGTGTGCCCGGGTTTCTTCGACTGCCATGTGCATTTCGCCCTGCCCGGACGCAGCGGCAGCGTGCTGGACCGGGCCCTGCGGCCGCCGAGCTACCTGACGCTTCAGCTCATCGAGCGGTTGCGCGTCACGGTGGAGAACGGCGTCACCACCGCCCGCGACCTGATGGGCGTCGACGCCGGGGTGCGCCAGGCGGTCGCCGACGGGCTCATCGCCGGGCCGCGCCTGCTGGTCGCGGTCGAGATGCTCAGCCAGACCGCCGGCCACGCCGACTTCCACCTGCCGTCCGGGATCGACCTCGGCCCGCTCATCGGCGGCCGCCTGGTCGACAGCGTCGACGCGGTGCGCCGCCGGGTGCGCACCTTGATCACGGCCGGCGCGGACGTGATCAAGGTGGCGTCCAGCGGTGGGGTGGCCTCCCCCAACGACCAGCCCGAGTGGCTGGGCATGCGCACCGAGCTGATCCGGGCGGCGGTCGAGGAGGGCCAGGCCTACGGGGGCCGCCCGGTGGCCGCCCACGCGATCGGTTACGCGGGGATCAAGGCCGCCGTCGACGCGGGCGTGCACAGTGTCGAGCACGGCTACGCACTCGACGACGAACTGCGCGCACAGATGGTCGCCCAGGGCACCTACCTGGTCCCCACCCTGCTGGAGACCCTGCACGACGTGGAGGTGTCGCCGACCGCCCGGGACAAGAGCCGGCGCTGGCACGAGCAGGCGCAGCAGGCGGTGGGCGCGTCGGCGGCCGCCGGCGTGAAGATCGCGGTCGGCACCGACGCGGGACTCAGCCCAGACCACGGCACCAACCTCACCGAACTGGGCCTGCTGGTGCGCTACGGCGGGCTCACCCCGATGGAGGCGATCGTGGCCGGCACCCGTACGTCGGCCGAATTGTGCGGACTGGCAGACGAATTGGGCACCCTGCAGGCGGGCAAGCTGGCCGACGTGGTGGTGGTGCGGGGTAACCCGCTCGACGACATCGACGCGCTGGGCCGGCCGGAGAACATCCTGGCGGTACTCAAGGAGGGCAAGCCGGTTCAGAACCGCGGTGGGCTGCTGCCGTGA
- the dop gene encoding depupylase/deamidase Dop, with amino-acid sequence MQRIIGTEVEYGISSPSDPTANPILTSTQAVLAYAAASGIQRAKRTRWDYEVESPLRDARGFDLSRSAGPPPIVDADEVGAANMILTNGARLYVDHAHPEYSAPETTDPLDAVIWDKAGERVMEAAARHVASVPGAVKLQLYKNNVDGKGASYGAHENYLMSRQTPFSAVIAGLTPFLVSRQVICGQGRVGIGPSGDEPGFQLAQRADYIEVEVGLETTLKRGIINTRDEPHADADKYRRLHVIIGDANLSETSTYLKLGTTALVLDLIEEGPQFNIDLSDLTLARPVHAVHVISRDPTLRATVALADGRELTGLALQRIYLDRAAKLVDAKDPDPRATHILQTWAEVLDLLERDPMECAEILDWPAKLRLLEGFRQREKLSWSAPRLQLIDLQYSDVRLDKGLYNRLVARGSMKRLVTEQQVLHAVDNPPPDTRAYFRGECLRRFGADIAAASWDSVIFDLGGDSLVRIPTLEPLRGSKAHVGELLDSVDSAAELVEQLTN; translated from the coding sequence ATGCAACGGATCATCGGCACCGAGGTCGAGTACGGCATTTCGTCGCCGTCCGATCCCACCGCCAATCCGATTCTCACCTCCACGCAGGCGGTGCTGGCCTATGCCGCCGCGTCGGGGATTCAGCGGGCCAAGCGCACCCGCTGGGATTACGAGGTGGAATCGCCGCTGCGCGACGCCCGGGGCTTCGACCTCAGCCGGTCCGCCGGACCGCCGCCGATCGTCGACGCCGATGAGGTCGGGGCGGCCAACATGATCCTGACCAACGGCGCGCGGCTGTACGTCGACCACGCGCACCCGGAGTACTCCGCCCCGGAGACCACCGACCCGCTCGACGCGGTGATCTGGGACAAGGCCGGTGAGCGGGTGATGGAGGCCGCAGCCCGGCATGTCGCGAGCGTGCCCGGCGCGGTCAAGTTGCAGCTGTACAAGAACAACGTCGACGGCAAGGGCGCCTCCTACGGCGCGCACGAGAACTACCTGATGAGCCGGCAGACCCCGTTCTCGGCGGTCATCGCCGGGCTGACGCCGTTCCTGGTGTCGCGGCAGGTGATCTGCGGGCAGGGCCGGGTCGGCATCGGGCCCTCCGGTGACGAGCCCGGCTTCCAGCTGGCCCAGCGCGCCGACTACATCGAGGTCGAGGTCGGGCTGGAGACCACGCTCAAGCGCGGCATCATAAACACCCGAGACGAGCCGCACGCCGACGCCGACAAGTACCGGCGGCTGCACGTGATCATCGGCGACGCCAACCTGTCGGAGACCTCCACCTACCTGAAGCTGGGCACCACCGCGCTGGTGCTCGACCTCATCGAGGAGGGCCCGCAGTTCAACATCGACCTGTCGGACCTGACCCTGGCCCGGCCGGTGCACGCCGTGCACGTCATCAGCCGCGACCCCACGCTGCGCGCCACCGTCGCGCTCGCCGACGGCCGCGAGCTGACCGGGCTTGCGCTGCAACGCATCTACCTGGACCGGGCGGCCAAGCTGGTCGACGCCAAGGACCCCGACCCGCGGGCCACCCACATCCTTCAGACCTGGGCCGAGGTGCTGGATCTGCTCGAGCGCGACCCGATGGAGTGCGCCGAGATCCTGGACTGGCCGGCCAAGCTGCGCCTGCTGGAGGGTTTCCGGCAGCGCGAGAAGCTGTCCTGGTCGGCGCCGCGGCTGCAGCTGATCGACCTGCAGTACTCCGACGTGCGTCTGGACAAGGGTCTGTACAACCGGCTGGTGGCGCGCGGGTCGATGAAGCGGCTGGTCACCGAGCAGCAGGTGCTGCACGCGGTGGACAACCCGCCGCCGGACACCCGCGCCTACTTCCGCGGCGAGTGCCTGCGCCGGTTCGGGGCCGATATCGCCGCGGCCAGTTGGGACTCGGTCATCTTCGACCTCGGCGGCGACTCGCTGGTGAGAATTCCCACGCTGGAGCCGCTGCGCGGCAGCAAGGCACACGTGGGGGAGTTGCTGGACTCCGTGGACAGCGCCGCCGAACTGGTCGAACAGCTGACCAACTGA
- a CDS encoding ubiquitin-like protein Pup, whose amino-acid sequence MAQEQTKRGGGGGEDDDLTGGTSAGQERREKLAEETDDLLDEIDDVLEENAEDFVRAYVQKGGQ is encoded by the coding sequence ATGGCGCAGGAGCAGACCAAGCGCGGCGGCGGTGGTGGCGAGGACGACGACCTCACCGGCGGCACCAGCGCCGGGCAGGAGCGTCGCGAAAAACTTGCTGAGGAGACCGACGACCTGCTCGACGAGATCGACGACGTTCTCGAGGAGAACGCGGAGGACTTCGTTCGCGCATACGTCCAGAAAGGTGGCCAGTGA
- the prcB gene encoding proteasome subunit beta → MSWTPREQPTFPLPLPGAPSVPVNLSSFSELLSRHAPELLPINRCALPADASGDVVPHGTTIVALKYPGGVLIAGDRRSTQGHMIAGRDVQKVYITDDYTATGIAGTAAIAVEFARLYAVELEHYEKLEGVALTFAGKVNRLATMVRGNLGAALQGFVALPLLVGYDLDDPNPEAAGRIVSFDAAGGWNYEEEGYHSVGSGSIFAKSSMKKLYSQVRDQDSALRVAVEALYDAADDDSATGGPDLVRGIYPTAVTIGSDGAEEVPEARIAELAREVIESRSRTDTFGPDAVHRSTDARGDQ, encoded by the coding sequence GTGAGCTGGACGCCCCGCGAACAGCCAACCTTTCCGTTACCCCTTCCAGGAGCACCCTCAGTTCCCGTCAACCTCTCCTCGTTCTCTGAACTGCTGAGCCGGCACGCACCCGAGTTGCTGCCGATCAACCGGTGTGCGCTGCCGGCCGACGCGAGTGGCGACGTGGTGCCGCACGGCACCACGATCGTCGCGTTGAAGTACCCCGGCGGGGTCCTGATCGCCGGCGACCGGCGGTCGACACAGGGGCACATGATCGCCGGCCGGGATGTGCAGAAGGTGTACATCACCGACGACTACACCGCGACCGGCATCGCCGGCACGGCGGCCATCGCGGTGGAGTTCGCGCGGTTGTACGCGGTCGAACTCGAGCACTACGAGAAGCTCGAGGGGGTGGCGCTGACGTTCGCGGGCAAGGTGAACCGGCTCGCTACGATGGTCCGGGGCAACCTCGGCGCCGCACTGCAGGGCTTCGTGGCGCTGCCGCTGCTGGTCGGTTACGACCTCGACGACCCCAACCCGGAGGCGGCGGGGCGGATCGTGTCATTCGACGCCGCCGGCGGGTGGAACTACGAGGAGGAGGGCTACCACTCGGTAGGCTCGGGCTCGATCTTCGCCAAGTCGTCGATGAAGAAGCTGTACTCCCAAGTGCGCGACCAGGATTCGGCGTTGCGGGTGGCCGTCGAGGCGCTCTACGACGCCGCCGACGACGACTCGGCGACCGGTGGGCCGGACCTCGTGCGCGGGATCTACCCGACCGCGGTGACGATCGGGTCCGACGGCGCCGAGGAGGTGCCGGAGGCCCGGATCGCGGAGCTGGCCCGGGAGGTCATCGAAAGCCGTTCCCGCACTGATACTTTCGGTCCTGACGCAGTTCATCGGTCCACCGACGCTCGGGGAGATCAGTGA
- the prcA gene encoding proteasome subunit alpha: MTFPYFISPEQAMRERSELARKGIARGRSVVVLAYADGVLFVAENPSRSLQKVSELYDRVGFAAVGRFNEFDALRRGGIQYADTRGYAYARRDVTGRQLANIYAQTLGTIFTEQAKPYEVELCVAEVAHYGETKPPELYRITYDGSIADEPHFVVMGGTTEPIIEKLNESYTENAGLADAARIAIEALKAGGNGEPRSLGPSTLEVAVLDVNRPRRAFRRITGAALEALIPAEPQQSGEQPGEPPAAQ, translated from the coding sequence GTGACCTTTCCTTACTTCATCTCGCCGGAACAGGCGATGCGCGAGCGCTCCGAGCTCGCGCGCAAGGGCATCGCCCGTGGCCGCAGTGTCGTGGTGCTGGCGTACGCCGACGGGGTGTTGTTCGTCGCCGAGAACCCGTCCCGGTCGCTGCAGAAGGTCAGCGAGCTCTACGACCGGGTCGGCTTCGCGGCGGTGGGCCGGTTCAACGAGTTCGACGCGCTGCGCCGCGGCGGCATCCAGTACGCCGACACCCGCGGCTACGCCTACGCGCGCCGCGATGTCACCGGCCGCCAGCTGGCCAACATCTACGCCCAGACGCTCGGCACCATCTTCACCGAACAGGCCAAGCCCTACGAGGTGGAGCTGTGCGTCGCCGAGGTCGCCCACTACGGCGAGACCAAACCGCCGGAGCTGTACCGGATCACCTACGACGGGTCGATCGCCGACGAGCCGCACTTCGTGGTGATGGGCGGCACGACCGAGCCGATCATCGAGAAGCTCAACGAGAGCTACACCGAGAACGCCGGCCTGGCTGATGCCGCGCGGATCGCGATCGAGGCCCTCAAGGCGGGCGGTAACGGGGAGCCGCGCTCGCTGGGGCCGTCGACGCTGGAGGTGGCGGTCCTGGACGTGAATCGGCCGCGCCGAGCGTTCCGCCGGATCACCGGCGCCGCCCTCGAGGCGCTGATTCCCGCCGAGCCGCAGCAGTCCGGCGAGCAACCGGGCGAGCCGCCCGCCGCCCAGTAG
- a CDS encoding alpha/beta fold hydrolase yields the protein MTSRSAPVDGFRLAYDRFGHPGAPGVLLLHGWPGNRQDYRRMVPLLSGAAEVVPDLRGFGGSDKHAVDVRHFYSATAQAGSVIGLIRELELSQVVLAGYDVGSRVAQSVARMQPDLVAALVLSPPLPGAGERVLTAKAQTEFWYQAFHQLPLAAELIDGDADSVRNYLRHFWTHWSGPNFTLSGDELERLVFDYALPGAFTASIAWYRAGAGMVAQSLAELPPGGGPRIHVPTDVLWPVCDPLFPTEWADRLEHYFTDVAVHFAYDAGHFTPLECPEQFAELILNRTRPGG from the coding sequence ATGACGTCGCGCAGCGCCCCGGTGGACGGATTCCGCCTCGCCTACGACCGATTCGGGCACCCCGGCGCACCTGGAGTGCTGCTGCTGCACGGCTGGCCGGGGAACCGGCAGGACTACCGGCGGATGGTGCCGCTGCTCAGTGGCGCCGCCGAAGTCGTCCCGGACCTGCGCGGCTTCGGCGGCTCGGACAAGCACGCCGTCGACGTCCGGCACTTCTACAGCGCCACCGCCCAGGCCGGCAGCGTCATCGGCCTTATCCGGGAACTGGAGCTGTCACAGGTGGTGCTGGCCGGATACGACGTCGGCAGCCGGGTGGCCCAGAGCGTGGCCCGCATGCAGCCCGATCTGGTCGCCGCGCTGGTGCTGTCGCCGCCGCTGCCGGGTGCCGGTGAGCGGGTGCTGACCGCCAAGGCGCAGACCGAGTTCTGGTACCAGGCCTTTCACCAGCTGCCGCTGGCCGCGGAGCTGATCGACGGCGACGCCGATTCGGTGCGCAACTATCTGCGGCACTTCTGGACGCACTGGTCGGGCCCGAACTTCACGCTCAGCGGCGACGAACTGGAGCGGCTGGTGTTCGACTACGCGCTGCCCGGCGCGTTCACCGCGTCGATCGCCTGGTACCGGGCCGGCGCCGGGATGGTCGCGCAGTCGCTGGCCGAACTGCCGCCGGGCGGCGGGCCCAGGATCCACGTGCCGACGGATGTGCTGTGGCCGGTTTGCGATCCGCTGTTTCCCACCGAGTGGGCCGACCGGCTTGAGCACTACTTCACCGACGTCGCCGTGCACTTCGCCTACGACGCCGGGCATTTCACCCCGCTGGAGTGCCCGGAACAGTTCGCCGAACTGATCCTGAACCGGACCCGGCCCGGCGGCTGA
- the pafA gene encoding Pup--protein ligase: protein MQRRIMGIETEFGVTCTFHGHRRLSPDEVARYLFRRVVSWGRSSNVFLRNGARLYLDVGSHPEYATAECDNLVQLVTHDRAGERVLEDLLIDAEQRLADEGIGGDIYLFKNNTDSAGNSYGCHENYLIVRAGEFSRISDVLLPFLVTRQLICGAGKVLQTPKAATFCLSQRAEHIWEGVSSATTRSRPIINTRDEPHADAEKYRRLHVIVGDSNMSETTTMLKVGSCALVLEMIEAGIAFRDFSLDNPIRAIREVSHDLTGRRPVRLAGGRQASALDIQREYYARAVEYLRDREPDTQIQQVVDLWGRQLDAVESQDFAKVDTEIDWVIKRKLFQRYQDRYNLELSDPKIGQLDLAYHDIKRGRGVFDLLQRKGLAARVTTDEEIEAAVTTPPQTTRAKLRGEFIAAAQEAGRDFTVDWVHLKLNDQAQRTVLCKDPFRSVDERVKRLIASM from the coding sequence GTGCAGCGTCGAATCATGGGCATCGAAACCGAGTTCGGTGTCACCTGCACGTTCCACGGTCACCGTCGGCTCAGCCCGGACGAGGTCGCCCGTTACCTGTTCCGCCGTGTGGTGTCGTGGGGCCGCAGTTCCAACGTGTTCCTCCGCAACGGCGCGCGGTTGTACCTCGACGTGGGCAGCCACCCCGAGTACGCCACCGCCGAGTGCGACAACCTCGTCCAGCTGGTCACCCACGACCGCGCCGGTGAGCGGGTGCTCGAGGACCTGCTCATCGACGCCGAGCAACGGCTCGCCGACGAGGGCATCGGCGGTGACATCTATCTGTTCAAGAACAACACCGACTCGGCCGGCAACTCCTACGGCTGCCACGAGAACTACCTCATCGTGCGGGCCGGGGAGTTCTCCCGGATCTCCGACGTGCTGCTGCCGTTCCTGGTCACCCGTCAACTGATCTGCGGGGCCGGCAAGGTGTTGCAGACCCCGAAGGCGGCGACGTTCTGCCTGAGCCAGCGCGCCGAGCACATCTGGGAGGGCGTCTCCAGCGCCACCACCCGGTCGCGGCCCATCATCAACACCCGCGACGAGCCGCACGCCGACGCCGAGAAGTACCGGCGGCTGCACGTGATCGTCGGCGACTCCAACATGAGCGAGACCACCACCATGCTCAAGGTGGGCAGCTGCGCGCTGGTGCTGGAGATGATCGAGGCCGGCATCGCCTTCCGGGACTTCTCGCTGGACAACCCGATCCGCGCGATCCGTGAGGTCAGCCACGACCTGACCGGCCGGCGCCCGGTCCGGCTGGCCGGTGGTCGGCAGGCCAGCGCACTGGACATCCAGCGCGAGTACTACGCCCGCGCGGTGGAGTACCTGCGCGACCGCGAACCGGACACCCAGATCCAGCAGGTCGTCGACCTGTGGGGCCGCCAGCTCGACGCGGTGGAGAGCCAGGACTTCGCGAAGGTCGACACCGAGATCGACTGGGTGATCAAGCGCAAGCTGTTCCAGCGCTACCAGGATCGCTACAACCTGGAGCTGTCCGACCCCAAGATCGGCCAGCTCGACCTGGCCTACCACGACATCAAGCGCGGCCGCGGGGTGTTCGACCTGCTGCAGCGCAAGGGGCTGGCCGCCCGGGTGACCACCGACGAGGAGATCGAGGCGGCCGTCACCACTCCGCCGCAGACCACCCGGGCGAAACTGCGCGGTGAGTTCATCGCGGCCGCCCAGGAGGCCGGCCGCGACTTCACCGTCGACTGGGTGCACCTGAAGCTCAACGACCAGGCCCAGCGCACCGTGCTGTGCAAGGACCCGTTCCGGTCGGTCGACGAGCGGGTCAAACGGTTGATCGCGAGCATGTGA
- a CDS encoding helix-turn-helix transcriptional regulator, giving the protein MGVSKVERLMNLVIALLSTRGYITAERIRETVYGYGDSPSDEAFSRMFERDKNELRDLGIPLETGRVSPFDPTEGYRINREAYRLPPVELTADEAAAVAVATRLWQSPEMLTAAQSALLKLRAAGVDVDAPDDVAITTPSTLAGVRGSEEVLGTLLSAIDEGRAVQFPHRSSRSEPYVTRTVEPWGVVTDKGRWYLVGHDRDRNDVRTFRLSRIGGEVRPIGEPGSVRRPDGVNLREIVRRAVSEWPSTGQQARVWVAEGRATALRRRGTVIGPRTLGDRPGDELELEISSMDQLAREIAGYGADAVALEPQTLRDDVLARLRAQAGQTDPSEVRA; this is encoded by the coding sequence GTGGGGGTTTCCAAAGTCGAGCGCCTGATGAACCTCGTCATCGCGCTGTTGTCGACCCGCGGTTACATCACCGCCGAGCGGATCCGGGAAACCGTCTACGGCTACGGCGACAGCCCCAGTGACGAGGCGTTCTCGCGGATGTTCGAGCGGGACAAGAACGAGCTCCGCGATCTGGGCATCCCGCTGGAGACCGGCCGGGTGTCCCCGTTCGACCCGACCGAGGGCTACCGGATCAACCGGGAGGCCTACCGGCTGCCGCCGGTCGAACTCACCGCCGACGAGGCCGCGGCGGTTGCGGTGGCCACCCGGCTGTGGCAGTCGCCGGAGATGCTGACCGCCGCCCAGAGCGCGCTGCTGAAGCTGCGGGCCGCCGGGGTGGACGTCGACGCGCCCGACGACGTGGCGATCACGACGCCGAGCACGCTGGCCGGGGTGCGGGGTTCCGAGGAGGTGCTGGGCACCCTGCTGTCCGCCATCGACGAGGGCAGGGCGGTGCAGTTCCCGCACCGGTCGTCGCGCAGCGAACCGTACGTGACCCGCACCGTCGAACCCTGGGGTGTGGTCACCGACAAGGGCCGCTGGTATCTGGTCGGTCACGACCGCGACCGCAACGACGTGCGGACCTTCCGGCTGTCGCGGATCGGCGGTGAGGTCAGGCCCATCGGTGAGCCCGGTTCGGTGCGCCGCCCGGATGGGGTGAACCTGCGCGAGATCGTGCGCCGGGCGGTCAGCGAATGGCCCAGCACCGGGCAGCAGGCGCGGGTCTGGGTGGCCGAGGGGAGGGCCACCGCGCTGCGCCGCCGGGGCACGGTGATCGGGCCGCGCACGCTGGGCGACCGGCCCGGTGACGAGCTCGAGCTGGAGATCAGCTCGATGGACCAGCTGGCCCGCGAGATCGCCGGCTACGGCGCGGACGCGGTCGCGCTGGAGCCGCAGACGTTGCGTGACGATGTGCTGGCCCGGCTGCGGGCCCAGGCCGGACAGACCGACCCGAGCGAGGTGCGGGCATGA
- a CDS encoding helix-turn-helix transcriptional regulator produces MTAISQRLVRLLNMVPYFQANPRITLAEAARDLGVSVKQLRADLDQLWCCGLPGYGPGDLIDFEFSGDTVEVTFSAGIDHPLRLTSPEATGILVALRALADVPGMVDPEAARSAIAKIESAAGAVGQGGQTAIEDPAPAESEAVAAVRRAVRDDRALAIDYYSASRDVLTSRVVDPIRIVLVGDHSYLEAWCRSAEGVRLFRFDRIVDARVLDEPAAPPVMQDQPDTSLFDADPALPSATLRIDPSAAWLLDYYPLRDVRELPDGGWEARMTYASDDWMTRFVLGFGAAVRVLEPEPLARRVRDAATAALQAYEAG; encoded by the coding sequence ATGACGGCGATCTCGCAGCGACTGGTGCGGCTGCTGAACATGGTTCCGTACTTCCAGGCCAACCCGAGGATCACCTTGGCCGAGGCGGCCCGCGATCTCGGGGTCAGCGTCAAACAGCTGCGCGCCGATCTCGACCAGCTGTGGTGCTGCGGGCTGCCCGGCTACGGCCCGGGGGACCTGATCGACTTCGAATTCTCCGGTGACACCGTCGAAGTCACGTTCTCGGCGGGCATCGACCACCCGCTGCGGCTGACCTCGCCGGAGGCGACGGGCATCCTGGTGGCGCTGCGGGCGCTGGCCGACGTGCCCGGCATGGTCGATCCGGAGGCGGCCCGCAGCGCGATCGCCAAGATCGAATCGGCGGCCGGCGCGGTCGGGCAGGGCGGGCAGACCGCGATCGAGGACCCCGCCCCGGCCGAGAGCGAGGCCGTCGCGGCGGTCCGGCGTGCGGTGCGCGACGACCGGGCGCTGGCCATCGACTACTACTCGGCCTCCCGGGACGTGCTCACCAGCCGGGTGGTCGACCCGATCCGGATCGTGCTGGTCGGCGACCACAGCTATCTGGAGGCGTGGTGCCGGTCCGCCGAGGGGGTGCGGTTGTTCCGGTTCGACCGGATCGTCGACGCGCGGGTGCTCGACGAGCCCGCCGCCCCGCCGGTGATGCAGGACCAGCCGGACACCTCGCTGTTCGACGCCGACCCCGCGCTGCCGTCCGCGACGCTGCGGATCGACCCGTCGGCGGCCTGGCTGCTGGACTACTATCCGCTGCGCGATGTGCGGGAGCTGCCGGACGGCGGCTGGGAAGCCCGGATGACCTACGCCTCGGACGACTGGATGACCCGCTTCGTGCTGGGCTTCGGCGCGGCCGTGCGGGTGCTCGAACCGGAGCCGCTGGCCCGCCGGGTGCGCGATGCGGCCACTGCCGCGCTGCAGGCGTACGAGGCGGGCTGA